Within Bacillus sp. E(2018), the genomic segment GTTATGAGGAATTTCTTCAAAACCCTACACCTCAAACCTTTTTAAAATCTATTATTTACGACGTAATCTTGGAAGGGTTGAATTTTTATTCTGGGTTCAGCTTCTTCTATAATTTAGCTAGAAACCAAAAGATGGTCTCAACTTCAACGATGATTAACTATATTAATCGAGATGAGCAGCTGCATGTTTATTTATTTACTCAAATTTTTAAGGCTGTAATAGAAGAAGATCCGCAATTGAGAGATGAAGAGCTGGAGATGTTTGCGAGAGATACGTTTCATCGGGCAGCAGAGCTTGAGATTAAATGGAGTAAGTATATAATAGGAAATTCATTCGAGGGCATTCATGAATCCGATCTAGAAGCTTATATCAAGTTCATGGCGAATAAAAGGTTGAACGAATTAGGTTTTAACAAACTATATACAAATCACAATAAGAATCCACTTCCTTGGATAAAAGCATATTCTGATGTGAATTCAGGAAAAAGTGATTTTTTTGAGCAGAAATCGAGACAATACACGAAAGTTTCTGATGAAAACGGGTTCGATGAACTATAGAAAGCCGGGATTTAGATCCCGGCTTTCTTTTTTGAATGTTTTATAATAACGGTAGAAATTACTTAAGCTCTTCTTTCACTTCAAACTGTTGACTCACTTTGTCGCATTCTTCATGATATTTTTCGTGTGTACGTTTAATGACATGATCGAATACTTCATCTACCTCATTACTCAGAATCTTAATACCTTCCCCTGTGATACCACCTTTTACACATACCTTTTGAATGAGTGTTGGTAACGTATAGATATCTTTCTCAAGTAGTTTCCCCATACCGATGATCATATCGCTTGCTAGTTGGGTTGCCTGCGCTTTTGTGATGTCGGTTTGATCGACTGCTGAATTAATAAAACATTGTAGAACATAGCCGATAAATGCAGGACCGCAGCTTGCGATATCCGAAGAGATCCGAGTGATATTTTCATCGATAACGAGCGGTGTAGAAATATAGCTCATTAAAGATAGCAGCTTCTCTTTGTAATCAGGGTGACACCTTTTTCCGAATGATACAAGTGATGATCCAGCTAGTGCCCGGTTATTAATGCTAGGAATAGCTCTTGCAATATTGCAATCTAGCAGATCTTCTAACTGTTCACAGGAAATAGGACTCGTAATAGAAACGAGCAGTTGATGTTTAGAGATAGAATTTTTATTGCTAGAAAGCAACGAATAAAACTCATGTGGTTTCACACATATAAACACAATCTCAGCGAATCGAAAAACCTCTTCAGGATTATTCCCAACCTTCATTTTGGGATAGGCATTCTGCAGCCTCTCCGCTTTTGACAAAGTGCGGTTAGTGACCATGAGCCTTGATGGCTGAATGGCTGAAGATTCGATAAAAGAAGAAGCAAGAACGCTTCCCATATTTCCGGTTCCGATAATTCCAACCTTCATATCTGAACCTCCTTCCTCTACGTTCAAATTTATGCACGTTGTGTATCAAATATGTTTTTTGCAAGTTCAAGCCTATTTAAGAAGGTGAATGAATGGAAAAATACAAGCAGCATAAGAGCTGGTTGATTGGCGGTGGCATATTATTGATCCTTGCAATTATTGTATCTCTAATGAATTATTATCAAAGTGAACCAATTATGCCTAATACCATACAAATGCCTAAACAATTGGAACCGAAATCATCAATTTCCAACGATAAGCTTAAGGGTAAAAATGAAGATGAAAAGGAAGGTAAGAAAGAAATTATGGTTGATGTGCAGGGAAGTGTAAGGCGTCCAGGCGTTTACGAGTTGAAAGAGGGAGACCGTGTATTACATGCCATACAGATGGCAGGGGGATTTAAAGATGGAGCTGAAGTTCGTTCGGTTAACCAAGCGTTAAAAATATCGGATGAGATGGTCGTATATGTAGCTGAGGTAGGTGAAAAGTTTGAGTTGAACTCTGCATCAAGTAAGCCTGCGGACGAAAACGGCACAGTAATTAACATCAACTATGCGGATGAAACGGTGCTTCAAACGTTAAACGGAGTAGGTCCTGCGAAAGCTCAAAGCATCATCTCATATCGCGAAGAGAATGGTCCTTTTACTTCTTTAGAACAGTTATTAGAAGTAAGAGGGATCGGAGAAAAGACCATTGAACAGTGGAAAGATCAAATAAGCTTTGAATGATGGTTTTTATTGATTCTTTAAAAGACGGATACTACACTAGGGTTATAGAAATAGAGGAGGCGGTTAGCGTTGCAGCGAATATCGTGGAACGAATATTATATGGCACAAAGCCAATTACTTGCACTAAGAAGTACATGTACAAGATTAGCTGTTGGAGCAACGATAGTAAGAGATAAACGGATTATCGCTGGAGGTTATAATGGCTCGATTTCAGGTGGTGTTCATTGTATTGATGAAGGCTGCTATGTAATAGATGGTCATTGTGTAAGGACCATTCATGCAGAGATGAACGCTCTACTGCAATGTGCGAAGTTCGGTGTACCGACAGAAGGTGCCGAAATGTACGTGACCCACTTTCCTTGTTTGCATTGTTGTAGATCAATCATTCAAAGCGGTATAAAAAA encodes:
- a CDS encoding ComEA family DNA-binding protein produces the protein MEKYKQHKSWLIGGGILLILAIIVSLMNYYQSEPIMPNTIQMPKQLEPKSSISNDKLKGKNEDEKEGKKEIMVDVQGSVRRPGVYELKEGDRVLHAIQMAGGFKDGAEVRSVNQALKISDEMVVYVAEVGEKFELNSASSKPADENGTVININYADETVLQTLNGVGPAKAQSIISYREENGPFTSLEQLLEVRGIGEKTIEQWKDQISFE
- a CDS encoding ComE operon protein 2, with the protein product MQRISWNEYYMAQSQLLALRSTCTRLAVGATIVRDKRIIAGGYNGSISGGVHCIDEGCYVIDGHCVRTIHAEMNALLQCAKFGVPTEGAEMYVTHFPCLHCCRSIIQSGIKKIYYGQDYKNHPYSIEQFKEAGVIVEKVEMNFLPSTFLTHKA
- the comER gene encoding late competence protein ComER → MKVGIIGTGNMGSVLASSFIESSAIQPSRLMVTNRTLSKAERLQNAYPKMKVGNNPEEVFRFAEIVFICVKPHEFYSLLSSNKNSISKHQLLVSITSPISCEQLEDLLDCNIARAIPSINNRALAGSSLVSFGKRCHPDYKEKLLSLMSYISTPLVIDENITRISSDIASCGPAFIGYVLQCFINSAVDQTDITKAQATQLASDMIIGMGKLLEKDIYTLPTLIQKVCVKGGITGEGIKILSNEVDEVFDHVIKRTHEKYHEECDKVSQQFEVKEELK
- a CDS encoding ribonucleotide-diphosphate reductase subunit beta, whose protein sequence is MKANVQTLLERKIYDVKAPNRSTGIINGRSSNILNWDDVRYKWAYPLYKNMLANFWTPFEINMSSDSKQYVTLSEKEQDTFNKIIGLLAFLDSVQTDYSSKVASYLTDSSLAALMATLSFQEVVHNQSYSYVLSSLVPKSKQDEIFEYWKTDEVLRERNDFIVEGYEEFLQNPTPQTFLKSIIYDVILEGLNFYSGFSFFYNLARNQKMVSTSTMINYINRDEQLHVYLFTQIFKAVIEEDPQLRDEELEMFARDTFHRAAELEIKWSKYIIGNSFEGIHESDLEAYIKFMANKRLNELGFNKLYTNHNKNPLPWIKAYSDVNSGKSDFFEQKSRQYTKVSDENGFDEL